One stretch of Microcoleus sp. FACHB-672 DNA includes these proteins:
- the rbfA gene encoding 30S ribosome-binding factor RbfA: protein MATDRRVSRVASQIKREVSLMLLNDIKDDRVGAGMVTVTDVDVSGDLQHAKIFVSIYGSIEARAETMAGLKSATGFVRSELGHRVRLRRTPEVVFLEDRSLERGDRILSLINQISGDRKPDDLSETNGDEGNKLSESNGDEGNDFSETEGDEDFYTISAEED from the coding sequence ATGGCTACCGATCGTCGAGTTTCCCGCGTGGCTTCCCAAATCAAACGCGAAGTTAGCCTGATGTTGCTAAACGATATTAAAGATGACCGCGTGGGTGCCGGCATGGTCACCGTTACAGATGTTGACGTTTCCGGCGACCTGCAACACGCTAAAATCTTCGTCAGCATCTACGGCAGCATAGAGGCACGGGCTGAAACAATGGCCGGCTTGAAGTCTGCAACCGGCTTTGTCCGTAGCGAACTGGGCCATAGAGTCCGCCTACGCCGCACGCCAGAAGTCGTGTTTTTAGAAGATCGCTCTTTAGAACGGGGAGATCGCATCCTATCGCTGATTAATCAGATCAGTGGTGATCGCAAACCCGACGATCTTTCAGAAACCAACGGCGATGAAGGCAACAAGCTTTCAGAAAGCAACGGTGATGAAGGCAACGATTTTTCAGAAACCGAAGGCGACGAAGACTTCTATACTATCTCGGCAGAAGAGGATTGA
- a CDS encoding DUF751 family protein — MVAFDDFWTNVTRYPRYFVTIILGIFFFLFEWLKPFIKRPVTAVALIALLVSGAIFISLTLRAMLGLSPV; from the coding sequence ATGGTCGCATTTGATGATTTTTGGACAAACGTCACTCGTTACCCCCGATACTTTGTCACCATCATCCTGGGGATATTTTTCTTCTTGTTTGAATGGTTGAAACCGTTTATAAAGCGACCTGTCACGGCAGTTGCCCTAATAGCGTTATTGGTGTCAGGTGCAATCTTTATCAGTTTGACCCTGCGAGCCATGCTGGGGCTGAGTCCAGTCTAG